A region of Saccharococcus thermophilus DNA encodes the following proteins:
- a CDS encoding phage portal protein, which produces MVKDELILKLLQELNLQRPKYQKLLDYYEGNHKILYEKPKVDETRADERAYFNYCRKTVQNYTGYLLGKPVNYSSKSGNKEFLDMIDYYFSHWEKEHNINLKQQTEIFGVAYEVAYINTDGEFQCTHFSPLEMIVLHDGSVDRNVSVAVRHYKVEYDDAEYVDVWDDVHYSHYTKDGNKLTLIEQKNHFFSRCPVIEVPNNDLKKSAFEDIIRIVDMYNKIHSTAGNEIIDHRQAYLVIENADLSFEEAQKMKENGILLVPQGSKVYWATKDINGAFVKDMLKDWQDEIYIQTNQVNLNENFQSNTSGISIRLKLQELENISAIKESIFEKVLKKRLKFFCEWLKLAKNKEYDWRDISISFSRNIPVDEKMIADMVKELYGLLPHEELISWLPRVTNPAASIQKLKEEQDTMNLDQIGDSNG; this is translated from the coding sequence GTGGTAAAAGATGAACTAATACTTAAATTACTTCAAGAGTTAAACCTACAACGTCCAAAATACCAAAAACTCTTGGACTATTACGAAGGAAATCACAAAATACTTTATGAAAAGCCTAAAGTTGATGAAACACGAGCCGATGAACGGGCATACTTCAACTATTGCAGAAAGACAGTGCAAAACTATACAGGATACCTATTAGGAAAGCCTGTGAACTATTCCTCTAAGTCAGGTAATAAAGAATTTCTTGATATGATTGATTATTATTTTAGTCACTGGGAAAAAGAACATAATATTAATTTAAAGCAACAAACAGAAATCTTCGGTGTAGCGTATGAGGTGGCATATATCAATACGGATGGAGAATTCCAGTGTACACACTTCTCTCCTCTTGAAATGATTGTTTTACATGATGGAAGTGTTGACCGAAATGTTTCTGTTGCGGTACGTCATTACAAAGTGGAATATGATGATGCTGAATATGTAGATGTTTGGGACGATGTGCATTATTCCCATTATACGAAAGATGGAAATAAACTAACACTTATTGAACAGAAAAACCACTTCTTTTCACGCTGTCCGGTAATTGAGGTACCAAACAATGATTTAAAGAAATCTGCATTTGAAGATATTATTCGAATCGTTGATATGTACAACAAAATTCACAGTACAGCCGGAAACGAAATCATTGACCATCGACAAGCATATTTAGTGATTGAAAATGCAGATTTATCTTTTGAAGAAGCACAAAAGATGAAGGAAAATGGAATCCTTTTAGTTCCACAAGGTTCGAAAGTGTATTGGGCAACAAAAGATATCAATGGTGCTTTTGTCAAAGATATGTTGAAAGATTGGCAAGATGAAATTTACATTCAAACAAATCAAGTAAATCTAAATGAAAATTTCCAAAGCAATACCAGCGGAATTTCTATTCGTCTAAAATTACAGGAATTAGAAAATATCTCAGCAATTAAAGAATCCATCTTTGAGAAAGTCTTAAAGAAACGCTTGAAATTCTTCTGTGAATGGCTCAAGTTAGCTAAAAATAAAGAGTATGATTGGAGAGACATTAGCATAAGTTTTTCCAGAAATATTCCAGTTGATGAGAAAATGATTGCAGATATGGTTAAAGAGCTATACGGTTTACTTCCGCATGAGGAATTAATTAGTTGGCTTCCTCGTGTAACAAACCCTGCAGCATCTATTCAGAAACTTAAAGAAGAACAAGACACAATGAATCTTGACCAAATAGGTGACAGCAATGGATGA
- a CDS encoding minor capsid protein, producing MDEKEFLKMVDEFFNLSEKEHREVLKLYRKHRDNIKQLVAELFMRYGNDGKVNVSDIPKIERQMQEEVRNIAVSEVAIVTSILATVFAYAYYRTAYEIEKNIGVAISFSLLRKEVIDEIVNFNWSGIPFSERIWDNTNALVKALRTELYLGIQQGESIDKIAKRIDQQFNSKAYQSQRLIRTETARIISSAQEKIYRDSGVVQKVQWVATLEGNTCEQCAHLDGKQFNLDDETKPTPPKHPNCRCCFIGVVDDYTPSKRKDNETKQVIEYQSYDEWAKSKGIQSP from the coding sequence ATGGATGAAAAAGAATTTTTAAAGATGGTTGATGAATTCTTCAACCTTTCAGAAAAGGAACATCGTGAAGTTTTAAAACTGTATCGAAAACATCGTGACAATATTAAACAATTAGTTGCCGAATTGTTCATGCGATACGGAAATGATGGCAAAGTAAACGTTTCTGACATTCCGAAAATTGAACGACAAATGCAAGAAGAAGTCAGAAATATCGCCGTTTCTGAAGTCGCAATAGTAACATCTATTCTTGCGACTGTTTTTGCTTATGCGTATTATCGTACAGCATATGAGATTGAAAAAAATATTGGAGTGGCTATTTCATTTTCATTGCTGCGAAAAGAAGTGATTGATGAGATTGTTAATTTTAACTGGAGTGGCATTCCATTCAGTGAGCGCATATGGGACAACACGAATGCACTTGTAAAGGCTTTAAGAACTGAACTTTATCTAGGCATTCAACAAGGTGAAAGTATTGATAAAATTGCAAAACGAATCGATCAGCAATTTAATTCTAAAGCATATCAATCCCAACGACTGATTCGAACAGAGACAGCTCGCATCATTTCATCAGCACAAGAAAAAATCTATCGAGATAGCGGTGTCGTTCAGAAAGTGCAATGGGTTGCAACTCTCGAAGGAAATACGTGTGAGCAATGCGCTCATCTCGATGGAAAACAATTTAATCTTGACGATGAAACAAAGCCAACTCCACCGAAACATCCTAATTGTCGCTGCTGTTTTATTGGTGTTGTTGATGATTATACACCTTCTAAACGAAAAGACAATGAAACGAAGCAAGTCATTGAATATCAAAGTTATGATGAATGGGCTAAAAGTAAGGGAATTCAGTCACCTTAA
- a CDS encoding DUF4355 domain-containing protein — protein sequence MNLEDVKKFFEQNKDNEEVKAYLAGLKQISVQEVQQMLTENEELKKFFDSEKDKHFSKGLETWKRNNLQKLIDEEIKKRFPEADPKDVKLKELEAKIQQMEQEKLREALKNKALTLATEKKLPVQLIDFLIGQDEESTLQNLATFEEVWTQNLQALVEEKLKTNGVNPKDSNVKTQTFTREQLLAMTPEEIQKNWDLIKDQLKNI from the coding sequence ATGAATTTAGAAGATGTTAAAAAGTTTTTTGAGCAAAACAAAGATAATGAGGAAGTAAAGGCATATCTTGCGGGCTTAAAACAAATTAGCGTGCAAGAGGTGCAACAAATGCTTACGGAAAATGAAGAGTTGAAGAAATTCTTCGATTCCGAAAAAGACAAGCATTTTTCGAAAGGGCTTGAAACTTGGAAACGTAATAATCTTCAAAAACTGATTGACGAAGAAATTAAAAAACGTTTCCCTGAAGCTGATCCAAAAGATGTGAAATTGAAAGAATTGGAAGCGAAAATTCAACAAATGGAACAAGAAAAACTGCGTGAAGCATTGAAAAATAAAGCACTCACGCTTGCAACAGAGAAAAAGCTTCCAGTTCAACTCATTGATTTTCTAATTGGTCAAGACGAGGAGTCTACACTTCAAAATCTTGCTACATTTGAGGAAGTGTGGACACAAAATCTTCAAGCACTTGTCGAAGAAAAACTCAAAACAAACGGTGTGAACCCGAAAGATTCAAATGTCAAAACTCAAACATTTACCCGCGAACAACTTCTGGCGATGACACCAGAAGAAATTCAGAAAAATTGGGATTTAATTAAGGATCAATTAAAAAATATCTAG